Proteins found in one Larimichthys crocea isolate SSNF chromosome I, L_crocea_2.0, whole genome shotgun sequence genomic segment:
- the LOC104920607 gene encoding POU domain, class 3, transcription factor 4, giving the protein MATAASSPYTLLSSSPMIHPDSQAMQPASPYRGHQKLLQSDYLQSVQSNGHPLGHQWASSLSEGSPWSASMEQQDVKPGREDLQLGIIHHRSPHVAHHSPHHNNHGNHPGAWGTPVSHNSSITSGQQINIYSQTGFTVNGMLDHGGLTPPPNPQGQGMHPGLRDTLSPEHSDLGGHHCHDHSDEETPTSDELEHFAKQFKQRRIKLGFTQADVGLALGTLYGNVFSQTTICRFEALQLSFKNMCKLKPLLNKWLEEADSSTGSSSSIDKIAAQGRKRKKRTSIEVSVKGVLETHFLKCPKPSAQEITSLADSLQLEKEVVRVWFCNRRQKEKRMTPPGEPPPHEGPYSHSGSAGDASSCHDL; this is encoded by the coding sequence ATGGCCACAGCTGCCTCCAGCCCCTACACCCTGCTCAGCTCCAGTCCCATGATCCACCCGGACAGCCAGGCCATGCAGCCTGCGAGCCCCTACAGAGGACACCAGAAACTCCTCCAGAGTGATTATCTGCAGAGCGTCCAGAGTAACGGACACCCGCTCGGGCACCAGTGGGCGAGCAGTCTGTCGGAGGGCAGCCCCTGGTCGGCCTCCATGGAGCAGCAGGACGTTAAACCAGGCCGAGAGGACTTGCAGCTTGGCATCATCCATCACCGTTCCCCGCACGTAGCGCATCACTCTCCTCATCACAACAACCATGGCAACCACCCGGGAGCCTGGGGAACTCCGGTGTCCCACAACTCCTCCATCACCAGCGGGCAGCAGATCAACATCTACTCCCAGACGGGCTTCACTGTCAACGGCATGCTGGACCACGGTGGCCTCACACCTCCACCCAACCCGCAGGGCCAAGGCATGCACCCGGGCCTCAGGGACACACTCAGCCCCGAGCACAGCGACCTCGGTGGGCATCACTGCCACGACCACTCCGACGAGGAGACGCCGACTTCGGACGAGCTGGAGCACTTTGCCAAGCAGTTCAAACAGCGGAGAATCAAGCTGGGCTTCACGCAGGCGGACGTGGGTTTGGCTCTGGGCACGCTGTACGGTAACGTCTTTTCCCAAACCACCATCTGCAGGTTCGAGGCTCTGCAGCtgagctttaaaaacatgtgCAAACTAAAGCCGCTGCTGAACAAGTGGCTGGAGGAGGCAGACTCGTCCACAGGCAGCTCTAGCAGTATAGACAAGATAGCAGCtcaggggaggaagagaaagaagaggacgTCCATCGAGGTTAGCGTGAAGGGGGTTCTGGAGACGCACTTTCTCAAGTGTCCCAAACCCTCCGCGCAGGAGATCACCTCGCTGGCGGACTCGCTGcagctggagaaggaggtggtgCGCGTTTGGTTCTGCAACCGGAGGCAGAAGGAGAAGCGCATGACACCGCCGGGAGAGCCGCCGCCTCACGAGGGACCGTATTCACACAGCGGGAGCGCGGGAGACGCCTCCTCGTGCCATGATCTCTGA